A stretch of DNA from Gimesia chilikensis:
AAGAGAAACAGCAGCCGACCGAACAGCCCCTCGTCGCACAGAAACCGCTGACTCCCGAGCAGCAGGCTGCCGCCGATAAAAAGGCACAGCAGGCGAAACTGGATGCCGAACTGAAAGCCTTCGAAAAACAACTCGCAACGTTGCAAAGCGATGTCACTAAAGGGAACTGGAAGGCCGTCAAAACGTTTTTCAAGACCCTGCCACAGGATGAGTATCAAGCCCTCTACCTGCAGTTGCTGACTTCTCTGCAGAATCCGGAACGTCCCTCGGGAACCCGTTATCCCCAGTTCGCCGAGAAAAATGTGATCTCCATCGACGACTTCTTCCAGCTCGCAGCGCTCCTGCCCGAAGATGCCACGGAAAAGATCGATGCGAAAAATCTGCCTTCAGGCTCGGTCAGTTCCGCACAGCTTCAGCAGATGATTCAACAGAATCCGCAGCTCGCGGCACAGCTTCAGCAGAAAATGAATCAGAAAAACACGTACTTCGGTCAGCTGACAGGCATCTTCCGCATCTCGCTGGGGAACGGGTACGCGATTCAGGAGTATCTCAAAGCGTTTAACGAACAGTTGCAGAATAAAGAGCCCGTTCTGAGCAAACGCCAGGTCGCACAGTTACTGGCCGATTCCGGACAGGCGCAATATATGGCCGAGTACTTGCCTGCATTGGCAGATGCGATCAAAGAAGATGACCGCGAAGCCTTAAACCTGTTGTCGCGTTATTATCTGGCGCTCCCCTCCCACGAGAAAAAGAACGAACATCTGGAGAAAGCCTGGGAGGCCCTGCAGGCGGTGCTGGCGGTCGGCGAAATTTCCACCGAAGAAAAAGAAGAAGCCCTCAAGCGGGCCGTCGAACTCACACCCCGTATCAAGGATGAACTGGGGCAGGCCTGGCTCAAGGAAAGTTTCAGCAAGCGTCCCGAACGGGGGAAGGAAATTCTCTCCACCATCGGCTCCGCGGTGGCTACGGGGATGTCGACCCAGATCAGTAACAGTTCCTTCCGTCAGCGGAGTCTGGAACTGCAGAAAATCGCCGTCGAAGCGCTGCTGACTGCGGCTCCCGAACAGGCGCAGGAATGGCAGTCGACACTGCAAATGCTGGCGACCAACTGGCTGCGGGAAGCAGAAATTTCACAGACCTATGACTACTCTACCCGTCGCGGACGCACCATGCAGCGCGATTATTACGGCAACTTCTACTACACCGAAAGCAGTATGATGCAGCCGCAGATGGCGCGGCAGAACCGCATCCAGGCCATCTCGACCGGCAAAATCCTGGAGATGATTCCGGACGAAAAATGGATGAAGCTCGTCGATCCGCCTCTGCACCAGGATTTCATGACCACCATCGCCCGGCTCTATCTCAAAGTCGAAGAGGAAGACGAAGCCTTCCCGTACATTGAGAAGCTGGCTCCCCTCGATCCGCGGGAAGCGAAATCTCTGGCCGAACAGTTCCTGCAGGTCTGGACGAAAAATCACAATCCGAATTCCGAGCAGCAGCGGACCAATATCTATATGTTCGCCTGGGGCTTCAATCAGCGGGCCCAGGGAATTCCGCTCACCCGTTCCAAGCAGGTTCGTAACCTCGAAGAACTCGCTAACTGGATCAAGCGAATCAACGATCTTCCTATTGAGCCGATCAACGAAAGATTGATCACACAGGCTTTTACCCAGGTGCACAGTGCCGCCGAGGTATACCAGCTGGATGCGATCGAAAAAATCTACGGCACCGTCGATGGCCTGAATCCCGAAACCCTGGCTTCTCTGATTGAGACCATGCGGACGAACCTCGCTAAGGTCTGGCGGATGCCCGCGACTCAGAAGGCGGCCAAAACCAATCGCAAACAGAAAGACATCGAACGCGAAGTCATCAAAGGCTACGCGACGGCCCAGCAGGTGCTGGAGAAAGCGATTCAGAAATATCCGAAGTCCTGGGCGGTGCAACTCGCGAAAGCAGCCCTCGATCATGATGCCAACGAGTTCCGGCAGGAGCTCAACCGCACGACCGAATTCTCCGAGCGCCGTCAGCATTCACTGGATGGATTTCAGAAGGCGGCCGAACTCTACGCCGCTGAGGTCGAATCGCTCGAAGAGGACAAGCAGGAGTCGACCGTCTACGAGACCTGGTTCTACGCCAGCCTTGGGGCTCCCGATTTAGGCAAGATCTCGGATACCACCGTCTCAGATCCCACACAGTATCCCCTCATCCGCAAGGCGATTGAAGAACTGCCCGGCGAACTCGCCAAACGACATATGGACAAGTTTGCCAACTCCCTGTTCGTCCGGCTGAGTGCCCTCAATCCGGGAGTCAAATTCCGTTACCTGAAAGCGGGCTTTGAAATCGTGGGCGACCATGAACAGGCGCGGGAAGCGAAAAAAGTTTACGACTACTACAAAGACCTCGTGACCGAAATCAAACTGGAAACTGAAATCGACGGTTCGGATGTCGTCGGTCATGGCGAGCCGTTCGGCCTGTTCGTCAATCTGCGACACACGAAGGAGATTGAACGCGAATCGGGCGGGTTCTCCAAGTACCTGCAGAATCAGAAGCAGGGGAACTACTTCTATTACAACTACGGTCGTCCGCTGGAAAACTACCGTGAGAAGTTCGAGGAATCGGCCCGTCTGGCGCTGGAAGAACATTTCGAAATCCGTTCGATTACTTTCCAGAGCGAAGATGTGAACTCCCGCGCCGCCGAAACCTACGGCTGGCGGGTTACTCCCTACGCTTACCTGTTATTGAAGCCTAAGGGGCCTGAGGTCGACAAGATCCCCAGCCTTACACTCGACATGGATTTCATGGACACTTCCGGCTACGCCGTGATTCCCGTGGAATCGGCGCCGCTGCCTATTGATGCTTCGCCAGAGCAGGGCGATCCGCGTCCCTATGAAAAAGTGACCATCACCCAGACTCTCGATGAACGCGAATCAAAAGAGGGCAAACTCAAGCTGGAAATTCGTGCCACCGGGATCGGCCTGATGCCCGACCTGGATCAACTGGTCGATCTGAAACCCAAAGAATTCAACATCACCTCGATTGAAAACGAAGGCGTTTCGGTCTCACAGTTTGATAAGACAGCCCCCGGAAATGCCATCGATTCCGAACGGATCTGGATGGTCTCCATGGAGGCCCGTCCCGATCTCACCAAACATCCGGAAGCATTTACGTTCGGCTTACCGAAAGACGAGGCCCACGAAGTCACCTACCAGCGGTTCGACGATGCCGACCTTGTCTCCGTTGATCCGGAGATCATGCTCCAACAGGAGTACGGCACTCCCGAACAGTCCTGGGTGATGCCCATCCTCGGCGGGATTGCATTGCTGTTGCTGCTCGGAATCGGTTTTAAGCTGGTGACGCGGGAAACACAGTCCGTCAGCACGGCCCGTTACCAGATGCCTGAGCACGTCACTCCCTTTACTGTTCTAGGTCTGCTCAAGGACATCGAACGTAACAACGGACTCAGCCCCGCAGGCAAAGCCGAGCTCGACACGTCCATTTCTCGTCTGGAACACTACTACTTCGAAGCCCCCACGGGAGAAGAGCCCGACCTCACCGAGGAAGCCCGTCGCTGGGTCAACCGGACGAACTGAGACCGGCCAGGAAGAGTATATTTAATAGAGTTCGGTGTGATCGTAAGGTCGACAGCGTCAACTCTATAATGATTCATTGTAGCCGATGGTATGCTGTTACCCTTGTGATCAGGACTTCAACAACAGAGAAGCCAAATTAGCCGTAGGGCATTAGCCCCGGTTGAAACGACTTTGGTATAGACCATCCAGATTCTCAAACACTAACTGGTACTAGAGACGATCAGGAATCCGCCTCTGACGGTGCGATCATCGTTTTCAGTTCGCGCTTCAGTTCCGCCAGGCGGGCCAGCATCTCGCGGATCGTCTCCTGGTGATGTTCCAGGTTGGCCCGTCCCTCGCGAAGTGGATCTAAAACGATCGCTTCGTACTTGAGATACTCGGCACAGGCGTAAGGCACTGCCGCTGCGATTTCTCGCGGGATCGTTACAACACCATTACAGTCGCCGTGCAGCAGATCACCGGGCTGGATGGTCAAGCCGCCGACCTCCACGGGAATACCGGTCTCTTCGAAGTGACAGTAACCGTGTCCACACATGATCCCGTGACTGAAACAGGGGAAGTCGAGTAGTCTGACATTATCGATATCCCGGGCGGCTCCCGACGTGATCAGACCGACGGCTCCAAAGGTTTTGTACGTCAGGCACATTCCGTCACCGAACGTGGCTCCCGCGGGGGGATCGTCCAGATCCTGGAAGACAACAACCGCCGGTCCAGGCAGTTCTGCGAACGAACTGATCAGCCGCGCAGACACGCCGGGATCGATGTCCGCTGCAGGCGGCGCGGAAGAGCGAAAGGTCGCAGTCGCCGCATAACCGACCATGGGAGGCAACTCCGGAAAGCAGGCTGCGATCTCCCGTTGCATGTAACCCGCGGTCCGCGGTCGCACCTCAAACAGCTCAATCGCGTTGCAGATCGTCGGCGTATCAAACTGCTGTAACTCAGTCAGGTCAGGTAATGCAGACATCAGAGATTTCCCAAATAAGGTTTGACATCAGGAATTGAATAGATACTATTTAATCAGAAAAAGACACGGTGTAAATCAATAATGTGACCAAATATGTTTAATAAGTAGTATCTATGGCCGCCGAAACCAGTATTCAGTTGACCCAGTCTGACGAGCTTGCCGAGCGGATTCGGGCCCGTATTCAGGACGAACGGCTCACCGACGGGGCTTTTTTCATGACCGAAGCGGACCTCGCGGAAGAGTATGACGTTTCGCGAACCGTTGCCCGGGAAGCCGTCAGTCGACTGGTGGCCATCGGTCTGCTCGAAGCCCGCAAACGGCTGGGGCTGATTGTCCGGCGTCCCGATCCGCTCCGTCTGCTGCAACTGGGGCTCCCCTCCTTATTCGACTCCGACCAGGATATCGCCGAACTGTCGATGCTGCGTTACGTGGTGGAAATGGGGGCCGTCGACCTGGCCATCCGCAACGGCAGCGACGAACAGTGCCAGCTGCTTTGTGAACTGGCTCAGGAAATGGAAACCGCCATTCGCAGTCACCGGCCCGAGAAGATTTCCGAACTGGATATCGCCTTTCACTCACTGCTGCTGCAGATGACATCGTCCACATTGATCGCCGGCATGCAGCGGGTGCTGGTCAACTTCTTCGATACGGCCTATCAGGATTACCAGTCCGACGCGGCGACCGGCGAACGGATGATCTGGGAGCACCAGGAACTCGCCGCCGCCATCCGTGATCGTGATTCGAACCGGGCCCGCACCATGATGCAGATGCAGTCCCGCTTCTGGCTGGATCAGAAACCAACAGACTCAAAATAAATCATCCGCGCTCAAATCAGGAAGCAGCCTTATGCAGGGGAAGTCAGACAACGCTCAAACACAGCCGTCAATCGGCACGCATCATGTCAGTCCTGAGAGCAGGGCAGGGACATGGTGTTATGCACTGTTCATGCTCTTGCTGTTTACAGGCACCAGTCTGGCCCGCGACATTCACGTTGACCCGGATAACGGAAATGATGCTGCCCAGGAAGGGCCGCTCAAAACAATCCGCCAGGCGATCCGCAACGCACAACCGGGCGACACGATTCATCTGCAGCCCAAAGTCTATCACGAATACGCCGGCTTTTACGGCAAGCGCGGAGAACCGGGCAAACCGATCACACTCGACGGGCACGGCGCCACGCTGGAAGGTTCCGACCCGCTCGACATTACTCAATGGAACGAAGTCAAACCTGACCTCTATCGTAGTGAGCAACTCCTGCCTGCGGTCAGTGATGCCATCCTGCAACGCTGGTTTTTCGTCTGGAACGGCAAGATGGTTCACATGGGCCGGACCTCCAAAGGACCCAGTCAGGAACTCAAACAGCCGGAGGAACTCAAAGCGGGAGAATGGACGTTTGTGAAAGCAGGGCCCGCCGATGAAAAGTCATCCCAGATCAAGGGGGCCTTTTATTTGAAAGTCTCTCCTGGTGCCCAGCTCAGCGAACAGCAGATAAGCGTTCCCGTCCGTTCCGCGGGAGTACAGTTTGGCGGTTCGAAAGACAACTACAATGCGCACCTGGTAATTCGCAACCTGACCTGCACGCATCCCTATAACGATGGTTTCAATATCCACGGACATTGTGAAGACGTACTGTTCGAAAATATCCAGGCCATCGAATGCGGCGATGACGGCATCAGTGCTCACGAGACGGCCGAGTACAAAGTCGATGGCTTTGTTTCGATCGGAAATTCGACCGGCATCTGTGACACGGGAGCCAGTCGGACCAGTTACAATCGGGTCTATATTCGCGACTGTCTCGGTTTTGATCTCTTTTTTCTCGATACGGGACGCTACGAATTGACCAACGCGGTCGTGCTTTCTTCCGCTGTCCGCACGCTGATGCTCACCGGTCGTGCGGAAGAGACTGAACCCTGCACGCTCACGATGAAGAATGTCTTTATCCGGCGGGTCAGGGGAAAGAACGAAGTCCGTGTCTCCCGCAATTCGATTCTGGATGCCAGTCATGTCACGCTGATGGGACTCAACTTTCAGGCGACCGGCGGCGAAGTCCGTCTGTTCGATTCCCTGATTGCCGGCGCGACGGCTCGACAGATCGAGGAAGCGGAGTACGAATATCTGAATGTCTCCCGTTCTGCCGATCCCCTGACAACAGAGATGTCGATCTGGAAAGACGTCAAATGGACGGGCGACCGCAACCGCTATCAATTGCAGAGTCTGCGCCTGGATCGTACCTTTTTCGCTCCCCAGGACTTCGCCACATTCCAGCAGCAGATCGGCCAGGAACAGGAGTCCCAGTGGTTGTCCGACGTCTCCCGCGTTACCGGCTGTGGTGCCGACCTGTCGAAACTGAAACAGACCGTGATCCCCGAACGTGAACTGAAATCTCCGCGAATCCAGTCACTCCTCCCCTGATGAATGTCCTTGAACACGAAAGAACCAGCATGCACGCCCCTCATTCCCGTCAACTGTCAGGACTCCTCGCCTGCTCCCTGATCCTGGTCTGTATTGTTACTCTGAATGGACAGCTCGCGGCACAAACGCCGGGTCTGGTCTCTGTCGACCGGGGACCGGCTGTTGAAGAAGCGGTCTTTTTCTCATTCGATGACCACGCGATTCCCTGGCGTCACAATCTGGCACTGACGCCGCAGACGGCAAAAAAACATCCCGCCAATCCGGTGCTCCGCCGGGGACCGGAAGGCGCCCCCGATCACGGACATGCGATTCTGTATGGCAGTGTGCTGTATCTGGATGGGAAGTTCCGCATGTGGTACCTGGGCATGTTCGAGACCGCGATTAAAAGCGGCCAGGCGCCCGGCTGGTGGCGGCCCATGTGTTACGCTGAGAGTGACGATGGCATTCACTGGACCAAACCGAAACTGAACCTGGTCGAATTCAACGGTAACAAACAGAACAACATCTGCCTGATCAAGTCGCAGGTCCCCTCGCTGGCCAAGGTCAATGATTTTCTGACGGTCCTGTATGACGCCAACGATCCCGATCCTCAGCGGCGTTATAAGTGTGCCTACATCGCGCATCCCCCGTTCGCCGACGTACGCGGCGGACGCAGTCAGATCGGTCCGGATGAACGTCGCTGGGGGGCCTTCATCTGCGCGACCAGTGCAGACGGCCTGACCTGGAATGTTGTCGGAGACCGGCCGATGAATGCGGGAGGCGAACGTTTTGAAGTTTCCAGTCTCTACCGATACGGCAACTTCTATTATGCCAGCGGTCAGTTGATTTCCCCCTGGACCTGGCGGATGGATGGTTCGAAAATTGGTCGCGTGATGCTCACTTACCGTTCGCCCGACTTCGAGCACTGGTCCGGTGCGAAAGCACTCTCATTTGCCCGCCCGGGACAACTGACGGCCACACCCGTACCCGGTCAACAGACCCACATGGGGGCTGGGATCTGGAATCGCGGCAACGTGCTGGTCGGCCTGTACGGCATGTGGCAGGATGCGCCTGAGAAACCCAAGGATGGCCGCTACTGGAATACCGGCGTCAGTGTCGATCTGGGGCTGATCGTCAGTGACGATGGCGTCCATTTCCGCGAACCGGTGCCCGATCATCCGGTTATCGCCCGAGGGCAAAAAGGGGAGTGGGATGATATCGCCCTCCTGCAGGGACACGCGTTCGTCAACAAGGGGGACCAGACCATGATCTGGTATTCTCACTGGGACACCGGCGGTAAGCTCAAGAACATGGAGATCGGTCTGGCCACCCTCCGCCGAGACGGCTTTGGTTATCTCTCCCGCAAACTCGAAAAGAACGCCGCCCACTTTGTGACCGCTCCTTTTACAACCGAGGGAAAGCTACAACTCTCCGTGAACCTGGAAGGGGTCAGCCAGGACAGGCCGCTGACCGTCGAGCTGCTGGATGAATTCGATCGACCGCTGCCCGGATACTCGGGAGATCAGGCAGCCCAGGTGACACAACCCGGCACACGGACGCCCGTCGTCTTTCCAGGTCAGCAGAACAGCACACTGCCCGCAGGGAAACCGCTGGGGTTACGCGTCACATTCCCGGATTCCGAGGAAGTCAAAGTCTACGCCCTGTATGTGGGGCAATAAGGGAGTCATGGCTTCACCGCTCTCACTGGAAAAGCCTGTTCCTCTGTTGAGCGGAAACCTGAATCCAATTTGCGGGCGCCCCCGGGTCTATGATATAATCAAGCTTTGATTCATAGACGAATTTCCCACCTGCAGCAGGCTCGCCCGATGAAATTACGTTTTGTTCTTCCCCTGGTAGTCGTGTTCCAGATCACGATGGCCTCCGCCGTTCAGGCAAAGCCCATCGATTTTGCACATGATGTGGTACCGATTCTGAAACAGCATTGCGTCGCCTGTCATGGGGGCCGCGAAGCGAAGGGCTCGTTTTCACTGAATACCCGCACGCTCTGGATGGAGTCCGGCTTTGTCGATGTGAAAGACCCCGCCGCGTCCTATCTGCTGGAACTGGTCACCTCCCAGGATCCGGAAATGCAGATGCCTCCCAAAGGGAAACCGCGTCTTTCAGCGAAAGAAGTTGCGACGCTCAAACAGTGGATCAGCGAAGATCTGCCCTGGGAAGCCGGTTTCACATTCGGGAAAAAGGCATACGAGCCTCCACTCAAACCGCGGCGTCCTGAGCTCCCAGCCGCCGTCGATAATCGCACGCATCCCATCGATCGCCTGATCGATCACTACCTGGCCGAACACCAGCTGCCCCGGCCCGGTCCGATCGACGATGCGACCTTTCTGAGACGCGTTCGTCTCGACCTGACGGGCCTGCTCCCTACGCCGGAAGAGTTAAATGCGTTTCTGGAAGATCCGTCCTCCGATAAACGGACACGCAAAATTCAGGAACTGCTCGCCGATGACACCGCTTACGCCGATCACTGGCTGTCGTTCTTCAACGACCTGCTTCGTAACGATTACAGCGGAACCGGTTTCATCACCGGGGGCCGCAAACAGGTTTCCGCCTGGCTGTATGAATCGCTGCTCTATAACAAGCCCTTCGACCAGTTGACACGCGAACTGATCGCGCCGCCCACCGATGCCAGCCGCGGGTTCATCGATGGCATCAAGTGGCGAGGCAATGTCTCAGCCGGACAGACTGTCGAGATTCAGTTCGCCCAGAGCCTGGGGCAGGCCTTTCTGGGGATTAACCTCAAGTGTGCCTCCTGTCACGACAGTTTCATCGATCGCTGGACGCTGGAAGAATCGTACGGGCTGGCCGCCATTTACTCGGAACGTGCACTGGAAATCCATCGCTGTGACAAACCGATCGGCAAGACAGCGAAAGCCAGCTGGCTCTTTCCGGAGTTGGGGACCATCGATGCAGGCGCTTCCCGCGCAGCACGTCTGCAGCAGCTGGCCCAGTTGATGACCCATCCGGACAACGGGCGGTTTACCCGCACAATTGCGAATCGGCTCTGGCATCGTCTGCAGGGCAGGGGGATCGTGCATCCGCTCGACGCCATGCAGACCAAACCCTGGAACGAAGACCTGCTGGATTATCTGGCCGTTTACCTGAGCGACAACAAGTACGACCTCAAAAAAGTCCTGGAACTGATCGCGACCTCCGAGGCGTACCAGTCGCAGGTGGAAATTGTCGAAGGCGGAGAAGACGCCGATTACCTGTATCGCGGTCCCCGCTCGCGTCGTCTGACGGCAGAGCAGTTTCTGGATGGCGTCTGGCAGATCACGGGTACCGCTCCGGCCAAGTTCGATGCCCCCATTTTCCGCACGCGGATTGAACCGGATCAGAAGCAGGATTTTGACCTCAAAGCCAAATGGATCTGGGGCGATTCCGCGAAGCAAGTGCCCCCCGCGGATGAGACGATTGTGGTCCGCAAAATCATCGAGCTGCCCGCTGCAGTCAAACGGGGAGGCGCGGTTCTGACCTGCGACAATTCGCACGTCCTGTTTATCAATCGCAGGGAAGTCGACAAAGGTGACAACTGGGCCCAGGTTCGCACGCTCCCCCTGCATACTTTATTAAAACCGGGCAAGAATGAAATCACAGCCATCGTACATAACGGGGGAGGGGCTCCCAATCCGGCAGGCTTCTTCTTTGACGCACGACTGGAACTCGAGAACGGGGAACAGCGCGAAATCTCTTCTGACGCTTCGTGGGAGTGGAATCCGAACGCACCTGCGACGAAGGAAGGTCGCCTGGGAGGCATTTCCGGAAAGTGGGCTCCCGTCACCATCGTCAAGCCGGTCGGCAGCTGGACGAACGCAGTCGACTCGCAGGCCCGCAGTCTGCTGGCAGTCGCCGCGGAAGGCAAACAACCGATGGTCCGGGCTTCCTTGCTCAAAAATACCGCGTTGATGAAATCACTGGGACGGCCGATGCGGGAGCAGATTGTTTCGATGCGACCTGGCCAGCTGACGACGCTGGAAGCCATCGATCTTTCCAATGAAGCGACCCTGGCCCAGGCGTTTGCCCAGGGGGCACAGCGTCTGATCACACAGACCGACGGCGATCCCCAGCGGCTGACCGAGCATCTGTACCAGTTCGCGCTTTCCCGCAAACCGACGACCGCCGAGACCGAAATCATCACACAGATCCTGGGCGAACAACCCCAGCCGGCCCAGGTCGAGGACCTGCTCTGGTCGGTCTGTATGCTGCCCGAGTTTTTCCTGATCCGTTGACGACTGTTATAATACCTGTATTACGCGTCTTTAATGCACCTCTCACAGTGAGAACGACCGATGACATTTGAAATCGATCCCACCGCACCCGAACAGATTGTCCGCCGCGATTTCCTCAAGCATCTGAGTGCCGCCGGCGCTGCGGCACTGATGTCGGGGACGCCACGTCTGCTCTCCGCGAATGAAACAGAGCCGGTCAAACAACCCGAGGCTACTGCAGACAGTTGCATTCTGCTCTGGATGGGAGGCGGGATGGCGGCACCGGATACTTTCGATCCCAAACGCTATCTGCCGTTCAAAAAAGGGCTCAAAGTCGCCGATATGCTGAGCACCTTCCCGGCAATCCACACTGCCGTCGATGGACTGGAAATCTGTGAGGGACTGGAAGGCATCGCTTCGGTGATGGACCGTGCGACGCTGATCCGCTCGGCCGTACAACCCGACCTGGGCAGCATCCTGCATTCGCGACATCAGTATCACTGGCACACCGGTTATGTTCCTCCACAGACCGTCGCCGCTCCGCATTTAGGCGCCTGGATGGCCCGGGTGATCGGCCCCCGTAATCCTGTGATGCCGGCCTTCATCAATGTAGGCCAGCGACTCGAAGGCGTCGGGGAGAGCGAAGAGCTCAAAGCCTTCACCACGGCCGGATTTTTCGGCAGCGAGTTTGGACCGCTCAACCTGCCTTATCCCGAGGAAGCCGCCAAGTCGGTGCGCCCGCCTCAGGGAATGACGGGGCAACGGTTCGTCAACCGAAACAAGCTTTATCGGAAGCTCATCGATCAGAGCCCGCAGCGGGAACTGATGAGCGACTATCATCAGGAATCGATGCTGCGGTCGATGGACAAGGCGTATCGCCTGCTCAGTTCCAAAGAACGCGATGCCTTCGACATCACGCTGGAAAAGGAAGACGTCCGCCAGAAGTACGGCGACAGTCGCTTCGGTCGCGGCTGTCTGCTGGCCCGACGCCTGGTGGAATCGGGAGCCCGGTTTGTCGAAGTCACCACCGAGTACGTTCCCTTCCTGCACTGGGACACACACGCCGACGGTCATACCACGATGGACCGCATGCACAAGGAAATCGACCCGCCGATCACGCAACTGATTCTCGATCTCGAAGCACGGGGACTGCTGGACCGAACCCTGGTGATTATCGCTTCAGAATTCAGCCGCGATGCACTGATCGAAGGTCAGCCCGGCTCCAACGCCCGGGACCAGGCCCGCGAGAAGGTCGATGAAATCTCCGAGATGAAGCACTTTGGTCTGCATCGTCATTTCACTGGAGGTACCAGCGTTGTGATGTTTGGCGGTGGAATGAAACGCGGCTTTGTCTACGGCAAAACAGCAGACGAACGCCCTTTGATGGCGATTGAAAATCCGGTCTCCATCGAAGATCTACACGCTACTATTATGACTGTCATGGGCATCAGCCCCAAAACCGGCTTCGACATTGAAGGCCGTCCGTTCTATGTTACCAAAGACGCCAAGGGACAGGCGGTACAGGAACTCTTTGCGTAAACCAGAGTCTGTTTGCTTGAATGACAGTTCTGCAAGCCTCTAGTCCAGCGCCACCAGGTTCAGCAGGTCCCCGATCGATTTGTGTTTTTCGATCGGGTGCCGTAACGCCTGATCCGTGAGTACCTGGTAATGGTTCTGACGTCCGATTTTCTCTCGCTGCAGAAACCCCTCTTCTTCCAGGTCCTGGATAATCCGCTGCACTGCACGCTCGGTAATTCCCACTTCGAGGGCCACCTCTCGCAGCACAATCGTGGGATTCCGGTGCAGGACGATCAGTACATGCGCGTGGTTCGTCAGGAACGTCCAGCGATGTCCCGATTCAGAGCCCGTCTTTCGGGATGAGGCAGAGTCGATCGCAGAATCCGCTGCTGCTTTCCCCGTCTCCTTCGGAGTTTCCGTTCTACGTGACTGACGTTTACTAGACGCTTTACCCATGATTCAAACTCCGTCTCAGTTCTGGCATTTAAATCAAGATGCCAGAACTTTTTTTATTGCGTGACTGTTCCCGGAGAAAGGGGACTGGAAATGACCATATCTTATTATAGCGACTGATGATACGAAATGCTATTCGTGAATGCCAGATCGTTTGATGGTCTGGAAATTTGCCAGAAAACACGCTTTCTGATCAGTTTTGCTCATAAAAATTCCCCGTTAATGGCGAAGTACTATTGACGAAAAGAAATTCGTGTATCACAATACGCGAATAGTTAAGCGCAAAAAATACTTCGCAAAAAAAGGGAGAGAATTGTGTATCTGTTGGCAGAGACATTGATCGTTTCCGCAGGATT
This window harbors:
- a CDS encoding helix-turn-helix transcriptional regulator produces the protein MGKASSKRQSRRTETPKETGKAAADSAIDSASSRKTGSESGHRWTFLTNHAHVLIVLHRNPTIVLREVALEVGITERAVQRIIQDLEEEGFLQREKIGRQNHYQVLTDQALRHPIEKHKSIGDLLNLVALD
- a CDS encoding RraA family protein, whose product is MSALPDLTELQQFDTPTICNAIELFEVRPRTAGYMQREIAACFPELPPMVGYAATATFRSSAPPAADIDPGVSARLISSFAELPGPAVVVFQDLDDPPAGATFGDGMCLTYKTFGAVGLITSGAARDIDNVRLLDFPCFSHGIMCGHGYCHFEETGIPVEVGGLTIQPGDLLHGDCNGVVTIPREIAAAVPYACAEYLKYEAIVLDPLREGRANLEHHQETIREMLARLAELKRELKTMIAPSEADS
- a CDS encoding DUF1501 domain-containing protein, whose amino-acid sequence is MTFEIDPTAPEQIVRRDFLKHLSAAGAAALMSGTPRLLSANETEPVKQPEATADSCILLWMGGGMAAPDTFDPKRYLPFKKGLKVADMLSTFPAIHTAVDGLEICEGLEGIASVMDRATLIRSAVQPDLGSILHSRHQYHWHTGYVPPQTVAAPHLGAWMARVIGPRNPVMPAFINVGQRLEGVGESEELKAFTTAGFFGSEFGPLNLPYPEEAAKSVRPPQGMTGQRFVNRNKLYRKLIDQSPQRELMSDYHQESMLRSMDKAYRLLSSKERDAFDITLEKEDVRQKYGDSRFGRGCLLARRLVESGARFVEVTTEYVPFLHWDTHADGHTTMDRMHKEIDPPITQLILDLEARGLLDRTLVIIASEFSRDALIEGQPGSNARDQAREKVDEISEMKHFGLHRHFTGGTSVVMFGGGMKRGFVYGKTADERPLMAIENPVSIEDLHATIMTVMGISPKTGFDIEGRPFYVTKDAKGQAVQELFA
- a CDS encoding DUF1549 domain-containing protein, whose product is MKLRFVLPLVVVFQITMASAVQAKPIDFAHDVVPILKQHCVACHGGREAKGSFSLNTRTLWMESGFVDVKDPAASYLLELVTSQDPEMQMPPKGKPRLSAKEVATLKQWISEDLPWEAGFTFGKKAYEPPLKPRRPELPAAVDNRTHPIDRLIDHYLAEHQLPRPGPIDDATFLRRVRLDLTGLLPTPEELNAFLEDPSSDKRTRKIQELLADDTAYADHWLSFFNDLLRNDYSGTGFITGGRKQVSAWLYESLLYNKPFDQLTRELIAPPTDASRGFIDGIKWRGNVSAGQTVEIQFAQSLGQAFLGINLKCASCHDSFIDRWTLEESYGLAAIYSERALEIHRCDKPIGKTAKASWLFPELGTIDAGASRAARLQQLAQLMTHPDNGRFTRTIANRLWHRLQGRGIVHPLDAMQTKPWNEDLLDYLAVYLSDNKYDLKKVLELIATSEAYQSQVEIVEGGEDADYLYRGPRSRRLTAEQFLDGVWQITGTAPAKFDAPIFRTRIEPDQKQDFDLKAKWIWGDSAKQVPPADETIVVRKIIELPAAVKRGGAVLTCDNSHVLFINRREVDKGDNWAQVRTLPLHTLLKPGKNEITAIVHNGGGAPNPAGFFFDARLELENGEQREISSDASWEWNPNAPATKEGRLGGISGKWAPVTIVKPVGSWTNAVDSQARSLLAVAAEGKQPMVRASLLKNTALMKSLGRPMREQIVSMRPGQLTTLEAIDLSNEATLAQAFAQGAQRLITQTDGDPQRLTEHLYQFALSRKPTTAETEIITQILGEQPQPAQVEDLLWSVCMLPEFFLIR
- a CDS encoding FadR/GntR family transcriptional regulator, translated to MAAETSIQLTQSDELAERIRARIQDERLTDGAFFMTEADLAEEYDVSRTVAREAVSRLVAIGLLEARKRLGLIVRRPDPLRLLQLGLPSLFDSDQDIAELSMLRYVVEMGAVDLAIRNGSDEQCQLLCELAQEMETAIRSHRPEKISELDIAFHSLLLQMTSSTLIAGMQRVLVNFFDTAYQDYQSDAATGERMIWEHQELAAAIRDRDSNRARTMMQMQSRFWLDQKPTDSK